A section of the Ruania halotolerans genome encodes:
- the tal gene encoding transaldolase, which yields MTDIAGTAPTTPSSPLAEISAAGVSIWLDDLSRDSLESGDLAGLIADQHVVGVTTNPTIFAGALAEGTAYEAQLRELAAAGASTEEAVLTLTTDDVRRACDIFRPTFEATGGKDGRVSIEVDPRLAHDTDATIKEAHHLWNTVDRPNLCVKIPATKEGLPAITAATAAGISVNVTLIFSLDRYRAVAQAYVDGLERAQQAGVDLTTIHSVASVFLSRIDAKVDAALEQIGTPEASELRGRAAIAGARLCYEVFEEIFSTPRFAALAADGAHRQRPLWASTSTKDPEYPDTMYVDELVVADVVNTMPRKTLAAVADHSRATGEDTVHGTYDESRQVLDAIVRHGVPYETILSDLEIAGVDSFEKSWAELLETVTNGLRAAG from the coding sequence ATGACCGACATCGCTGGCACAGCGCCCACCACCCCGTCGTCACCGTTGGCCGAGATCAGCGCCGCCGGTGTGTCCATCTGGCTCGACGACCTCTCCCGTGACTCGCTCGAGTCCGGGGATCTCGCGGGACTCATCGCCGACCAGCACGTGGTGGGCGTGACGACCAACCCGACGATCTTCGCCGGCGCGCTCGCCGAAGGGACGGCCTATGAGGCCCAGCTGCGCGAACTCGCCGCAGCCGGAGCATCAACTGAGGAGGCAGTCCTCACCCTCACCACTGACGACGTCCGGCGGGCTTGTGACATCTTCCGTCCCACGTTCGAGGCCACGGGGGGCAAGGACGGGCGCGTCTCGATCGAGGTGGACCCGCGCCTCGCCCACGACACCGACGCCACCATCAAGGAGGCGCACCACCTGTGGAACACGGTGGATCGCCCCAACCTGTGTGTGAAGATCCCTGCCACCAAGGAAGGGCTCCCGGCAATCACTGCGGCCACGGCAGCGGGGATCAGCGTGAACGTCACGCTCATCTTCAGCCTCGATCGCTACCGAGCCGTGGCGCAGGCCTATGTGGACGGTCTTGAGCGTGCCCAGCAGGCAGGCGTCGACCTGACCACGATCCACTCGGTCGCCTCGGTGTTCCTCTCCCGAATCGACGCCAAGGTGGACGCCGCGCTGGAACAGATCGGCACCCCCGAGGCGAGCGAGCTCCGCGGACGTGCAGCGATCGCCGGAGCACGGCTGTGCTATGAGGTGTTCGAAGAGATCTTCTCCACCCCGAGGTTCGCCGCTCTGGCCGCGGACGGCGCCCACCGGCAACGTCCGCTCTGGGCTTCCACGAGCACCAAGGATCCGGAGTATCCCGACACGATGTACGTGGACGAGCTCGTCGTGGCCGACGTGGTGAACACGATGCCCCGCAAGACGCTTGCTGCCGTGGCGGACCACTCCCGCGCGACCGGCGAGGACACAGTGCACGGCACCTACGACGAGTCTCGGCAGGTACTGGACGCAATCGTGCGGCACGGCGTTCCCTACGAGACCATCCTGTCCGACCTGGAGATCGCTGGTGTCGACTCCTTCGAGAAGAGCTGGGCTGAGCTGCTCGAGACCGTCACCAACGGTCTCCGTGCCGCCGGCTGA
- the tkt gene encoding transketolase — MNAPSPKATTVGWNELDVKAVNTVRALAADAVEKCGSGHPGTAISLAPAAYLLYQNVMRLDPADQHWLGRDRFVLSAGHSSLTQYIQLFLAGYGLEVEDIAALRTWGSATPGHPEAGHTTGVETTTGPLGQGVGISVGMAMAQRRVRGLLDPDAAAGDSPFDHHVYVIASDGDLQEGISSEASSLAGTQELGNLILIWDDNHISIEGDTDVAFTEDVVARYEAYGWHTQRVDWTQPDGYTEDVDALAAAIEEAKSVTDRPSFIALRTIIGWPTPGKQGTGEAHGAALGAEEVKGLKEAIGFDPEQNFEVDPAVLAHTRKVGERGAALHAEWDQQLAAWAAANPERATLLERMRSHELPADWTKSLPTFESGKSLATRAASGSVLGALAPVLPELWGGSADLAGSNNTTMKGEPSFIPTDRSTDKFQGHPYGRTLHFGIREHAMGAIVNGIAMDGLTRPYGGTFLTFSDYMRGSVRIAAVMGAPSIYVWTHDSIGLGEDGPTHQPVEHLAACRAIPGLAVVRPADANETTAAWQAVLERRDGPVGLALTRQGVPTFPRGEDGYASADGVARGAYVLLESSTPVPQVILIGTGSEVQLAVEAREQLEAEGIGTRVVSAPCLEWFDAQDSEYRESVLPAAVRARVSVEAGIAMPWYRYLGDAGRAVSLEHFGASADYKTLYREFGITAEATVAAAKDSLAAATS, encoded by the coding sequence GTGAACGCCCCGTCACCCAAGGCCACGACCGTCGGCTGGAACGAACTCGATGTCAAGGCCGTGAACACCGTCCGCGCCCTGGCCGCAGACGCCGTCGAGAAGTGTGGCAGCGGCCACCCTGGGACGGCGATCTCGCTTGCCCCGGCCGCCTACTTGCTCTACCAGAACGTGATGCGACTGGACCCCGCGGACCAGCACTGGCTCGGCCGCGACCGGTTCGTCCTCTCCGCCGGGCACTCCTCGCTCACCCAGTACATCCAGCTCTTCCTCGCCGGATACGGACTCGAGGTGGAGGACATCGCCGCATTGCGCACCTGGGGCTCAGCCACTCCCGGTCACCCCGAGGCCGGGCACACCACCGGCGTGGAGACCACCACCGGTCCGCTCGGCCAGGGAGTGGGCATCTCGGTCGGGATGGCGATGGCGCAGCGCCGTGTCCGCGGTCTGCTCGACCCGGACGCAGCCGCCGGTGACTCCCCGTTCGATCACCATGTCTACGTGATCGCCTCCGATGGTGATCTGCAGGAGGGCATCAGCAGCGAAGCTTCCTCGCTCGCCGGCACCCAGGAGCTCGGCAACCTCATCCTCATCTGGGACGACAACCACATCTCCATCGAGGGCGACACGGACGTGGCCTTCACCGAGGACGTGGTGGCGCGCTACGAGGCCTACGGCTGGCACACCCAGCGAGTCGACTGGACGCAGCCGGATGGGTACACCGAGGACGTCGACGCCCTCGCCGCCGCCATCGAAGAAGCGAAGTCGGTCACGGATCGCCCCTCGTTCATCGCCCTGCGCACGATCATCGGTTGGCCCACACCCGGCAAGCAAGGCACCGGTGAGGCGCACGGGGCCGCACTCGGCGCGGAGGAGGTCAAGGGCCTCAAGGAAGCTATCGGCTTCGACCCGGAGCAGAACTTCGAGGTGGATCCGGCAGTCCTCGCCCACACCCGCAAGGTCGGCGAACGTGGCGCAGCGCTGCACGCCGAATGGGACCAGCAGCTGGCCGCCTGGGCCGCCGCGAACCCCGAGCGTGCCACCCTCCTGGAGCGGATGCGCAGCCACGAGTTGCCCGCGGACTGGACGAAGTCGCTCCCCACGTTCGAATCAGGAAAGTCTCTGGCAACCCGCGCCGCGTCGGGGAGCGTGCTCGGCGCTCTGGCTCCGGTTCTGCCCGAGCTCTGGGGTGGCTCCGCCGACCTGGCCGGCTCGAACAACACCACGATGAAGGGCGAGCCCTCCTTCATCCCCACCGACCGTTCCACCGACAAGTTCCAAGGGCACCCCTACGGGCGCACCTTGCACTTCGGGATTCGCGAGCATGCCATGGGCGCGATCGTGAACGGCATCGCGATGGATGGTCTGACGCGACCATACGGCGGGACGTTCCTGACGTTCAGCGACTACATGCGCGGCTCCGTGCGGATCGCCGCAGTGATGGGCGCGCCGTCCATCTACGTCTGGACGCACGACTCGATCGGGCTCGGCGAGGACGGTCCCACGCACCAGCCTGTGGAACACCTGGCCGCCTGCCGCGCCATCCCCGGCCTCGCCGTCGTGCGCCCGGCAGACGCCAACGAGACCACCGCAGCCTGGCAGGCGGTGCTGGAGCGCCGCGATGGGCCGGTGGGATTGGCGCTCACCCGGCAGGGTGTGCCCACCTTCCCGCGTGGCGAGGACGGCTACGCGTCGGCCGACGGCGTCGCACGGGGCGCGTACGTGTTGCTGGAGTCATCGACGCCGGTACCGCAGGTCATCCTGATCGGGACCGGGTCCGAGGTCCAGTTGGCCGTCGAGGCACGCGAACAGCTCGAGGCCGAAGGCATTGGCACCCGGGTGGTGTCGGCGCCCTGCCTGGAATGGTTCGACGCCCAGGACAGCGAGTACCGCGAATCGGTGCTTCCGGCCGCGGTGCGCGCCCGGGTGAGCGTTGAGGCCGGGATCGCCATGCCGTGGTATCGCTACCTCGGCGATGCCGGCCGCGCAGTCTCGTTGGAACATTTCGGTGCATCGGCGGATTACAAGACGCTCTACCGGGAGTTCGGTATTACCGCCGAGGCCACCGTGGCAGCAGCCAAGGATTCCCTGGCAGCAGCCACCTCGTGA
- a CDS encoding glucose-6-phosphate dehydrogenase assembly protein OpcA codes for MIITLKDTTTAEIGAKLVRLREEGGAVALGRVLTLVIVAEQSPAGTDALIEAANQASKEHPCRVIVVDPSEQADPGEAGLDAEIRIGGDAGASDVVVLRPLGGARTEVDTLVIPLLLPDAPIVVWWPKHPPEHPGEDPLGRMAQRRISDVGECADSITQLTQLGAAYTPGDTDLSWARTTLWRGITAAALDDAHEPVRAVRVLGSKDRPSTHLFAAWLAASLDLDVTLEHEAGSTAITGLDLERADGTISMRRPEGEVIVSITQPNQPDHELAMPKRALQDCLMEDLRRMDPDAVYQRTLLKGLPRVRVREGSPA; via the coding sequence GTGATCATTACCTTGAAGGACACCACCACCGCGGAGATCGGCGCCAAGTTGGTGCGGCTGCGGGAAGAGGGCGGAGCGGTGGCCCTCGGGCGCGTGCTGACCCTGGTGATCGTTGCCGAGCAATCGCCCGCCGGCACCGATGCACTCATCGAGGCAGCCAATCAGGCCAGCAAGGAGCATCCCTGCCGGGTGATCGTGGTGGACCCGAGTGAGCAGGCCGATCCCGGCGAAGCAGGGCTGGATGCCGAGATTCGTATCGGCGGCGATGCCGGAGCCTCGGATGTGGTGGTTCTGCGACCACTCGGCGGGGCTCGCACCGAGGTAGACACCCTGGTGATCCCCTTGCTGTTGCCGGATGCTCCCATCGTGGTGTGGTGGCCCAAGCACCCGCCCGAGCACCCCGGCGAGGATCCGCTGGGCCGGATGGCTCAGCGTCGGATCAGCGATGTCGGTGAGTGCGCCGACTCGATCACCCAGCTCACCCAACTCGGTGCGGCCTACACCCCGGGCGACACGGACCTCTCCTGGGCCCGTACCACCCTGTGGCGTGGAATCACGGCTGCTGCATTGGACGATGCACATGAACCGGTGCGTGCGGTCCGTGTGCTCGGTTCGAAAGACCGGCCGTCGACTCATCTGTTCGCGGCGTGGTTGGCCGCATCACTCGACCTCGACGTGACCCTGGAGCACGAAGCAGGCTCCACCGCGATCACCGGCCTCGACTTGGAGCGGGCCGATGGCACCATCAGTATGCGACGTCCCGAGGGCGAGGTGATCGTCAGTATCACCCAGCCCAATCAACCCGATCACGAACTCGCCATGCCCAAGCGGGCACTGCAGGACTGCCTGATGGAGGACCTGCGGCGGATGGATCCGGATGCGGTCTACCAGCGCACGCTTCTGAAGGGCCTGCCGCGCGTGCGAGTGAGGGAAGGTTCACCGGCATGA
- the gap gene encoding type I glyceraldehyde-3-phosphate dehydrogenase, whose protein sequence is MTIRVGINGFGRIGRNFFRAALASGADIEIVGVNDLTSNEALANLLKFDSILGKLAEDVSYDETSITVGDKTFKALAERDPAALPWGELGADIVIESTGIFTDASKAKAHLDAGAKKVIISAPAKNEDATFVMGVNHTDYDAANHHIISNASCTTNCLAPLAKVLDEKFGLVRGLMTTVHAYTADQNLQDGPHKDPRRARAAALNIVPTSTGAAKAVSLVLPQLAGKLDGYALRVPVPTGSATDLTFTASREVTVDEVNAAIKEAAATDELKGILVYSDDPLVSTDIAGDPASSIFDSGLTKVIGDQVKVVSWYDNEWGYSNRLVDLSVYVGEQL, encoded by the coding sequence GTGACCATCCGCGTCGGAATCAACGGCTTCGGCCGCATCGGACGGAACTTCTTCCGCGCCGCCCTCGCCAGCGGAGCGGACATCGAGATCGTCGGTGTCAACGACCTGACGAGCAACGAGGCCCTGGCCAACCTGCTCAAGTTCGACTCCATCCTCGGCAAGCTCGCCGAGGACGTCTCCTACGACGAGACGTCCATCACCGTCGGCGACAAGACCTTCAAGGCACTCGCCGAGCGGGACCCCGCCGCCCTGCCGTGGGGAGAGCTCGGAGCCGACATCGTCATCGAGTCGACCGGTATCTTCACCGACGCCAGCAAGGCGAAGGCTCACCTCGACGCCGGCGCGAAGAAGGTCATCATCTCCGCCCCGGCCAAGAACGAGGACGCCACGTTCGTCATGGGTGTCAACCACACCGACTATGACGCAGCGAACCACCACATCATCTCGAACGCCTCCTGCACCACGAACTGCCTGGCCCCCCTGGCCAAGGTGCTCGACGAGAAGTTCGGCCTGGTGCGCGGTCTGATGACCACGGTGCACGCCTACACCGCCGACCAGAACCTGCAGGACGGTCCGCACAAGGACCCGCGCCGCGCCCGCGCCGCAGCCCTGAACATCGTGCCCACCTCGACCGGTGCGGCGAAGGCAGTCTCCCTCGTTCTGCCGCAACTGGCCGGCAAGCTGGACGGTTACGCACTCCGCGTGCCGGTCCCGACCGGCTCGGCGACCGACCTCACCTTCACGGCCTCTCGTGAGGTGACCGTGGATGAGGTCAATGCTGCGATCAAGGAGGCGGCCGCGACAGATGAGCTCAAGGGCATCCTGGTCTACTCCGACGATCCGCTGGTCTCCACGGATATCGCTGGCGATCCGGCCTCGAGCATCTTCGACTCCGGCCTGACCAAGGTGATCGGCGACCAGGTCAAGGTCGTCTCCTGGTACGACAACGAATGGGGCTACTCCAACCGTCTCGTGGACCTCAGCGTCTACGTCGGCGAGCAGCTCTGA
- the zwf gene encoding glucose-6-phosphate dehydrogenase: protein MPNASVHPAPNPLRDPADRRLPRIAGPGGLVLFGVTGDLARKKLLPAIYDLANRGLLPPGFGLTGFGRRDWSHDDFRAVALEAAQAHCRTPFNDHVWDQLAKGFRFVQGNFDDPDAFKRLARTVEELDAERGTGGNHAFYLSVPPAQFPVVCQQLSESGLSTPKPGTWRRVVIEKPFGSDLASARELNDVVEEVFPADAVFRIDHYLGKETVQNLLAMRFANQLFEPIWNANYVDHVQITMAEDIGIGSRAGYFDGIGTARDVIQNHLLQLFALTAMEEPVSFEADSLRTEKEKVLSAVRLPKDLDQHTARGQYAAGWQGGEQVRGYLDEDGVPADSGTETYAAIRLDVDTRRWAGVPFYLRAGKRLGRRVTEIAVVFKRAPHLPFDLNETQELGHNALVIRVQPDEGVTIRFGSKVPGTAMEVRDVTMDFGYGHAFTESSPEAYERLLLDVLLGDPPLFPHQREVELSWEILDPIIDAWAGAGQPDQYRAGTWGPPSADAMLSRDGRTWRRP from the coding sequence ATGCCGAACGCATCTGTCCACCCAGCTCCCAACCCGCTGCGGGATCCCGCGGACCGGCGCCTTCCTCGAATCGCGGGCCCCGGCGGTCTGGTGCTCTTCGGAGTCACCGGAGATCTGGCCCGCAAGAAGTTGCTTCCCGCCATCTACGACCTGGCCAATAGAGGTCTGCTCCCCCCCGGATTCGGGCTCACCGGGTTCGGCCGCCGGGACTGGAGCCACGACGACTTCCGGGCGGTGGCGCTCGAAGCTGCACAGGCACATTGCCGGACACCGTTCAACGATCACGTCTGGGATCAGCTGGCCAAGGGATTCCGGTTCGTTCAGGGCAACTTCGATGATCCGGACGCCTTCAAGCGCCTCGCCCGCACGGTCGAGGAGCTCGACGCCGAGCGTGGCACCGGAGGCAACCACGCCTTCTACCTGTCCGTCCCTCCGGCGCAGTTCCCAGTGGTCTGCCAGCAACTCTCCGAATCAGGTCTATCGACCCCGAAGCCCGGCACCTGGCGCCGGGTGGTGATCGAGAAACCGTTTGGTTCGGACCTGGCGTCGGCGCGAGAGCTCAACGACGTGGTCGAAGAGGTCTTCCCTGCTGATGCGGTCTTCAGGATCGACCACTACCTCGGCAAGGAGACGGTCCAGAACCTATTGGCGATGCGGTTCGCCAACCAGTTGTTCGAGCCCATCTGGAACGCCAACTATGTGGACCACGTACAGATCACCATGGCCGAGGACATCGGGATCGGCTCGCGCGCCGGGTACTTCGACGGGATCGGTACAGCCCGGGATGTGATTCAGAACCACCTGCTCCAGCTGTTCGCGCTGACCGCGATGGAGGAGCCGGTCTCATTCGAGGCAGACTCGCTGCGCACGGAGAAGGAGAAAGTCCTCTCCGCCGTCCGCCTCCCGAAGGACCTGGACCAGCACACCGCCCGGGGCCAATACGCGGCCGGATGGCAGGGAGGTGAACAGGTACGTGGCTACTTGGACGAAGATGGCGTCCCGGCAGATTCGGGCACCGAGACCTACGCGGCGATCCGACTCGACGTGGACACTCGCCGGTGGGCAGGGGTGCCGTTCTATCTACGCGCAGGCAAGCGCCTGGGCCGCCGGGTCACCGAGATCGCCGTGGTGTTCAAGCGCGCACCACACCTGCCCTTCGACCTCAATGAGACCCAGGAGCTCGGCCACAACGCCCTGGTGATCCGGGTGCAGCCGGACGAAGGCGTGACGATCCGGTTCGGATCCAAGGTGCCAGGGACGGCGATGGAGGTCCGGGACGTCACCATGGACTTCGGCTACGGACACGCGTTCACCGAATCCTCTCCCGAGGCCTACGAACGCCTCCTGCTCGACGTGCTGCTGGGCGATCCACCGCTGTTCCCGCACCAGCGGGAGGTGGAGCTCTCCTGGGAGATCCTCGACCCGATCATCGACGCCTGGGCGGGCGCGGGCCAGCCGGACCAGTACCGTGCCGGGACGTGGGGACCGCCCTCGGCAGACGCCATGCTCTCACGTGACGGACGGACCTGGAGGCGGCCGTGA
- the secG gene encoding preprotein translocase subunit SecG — MSALTIILQVLLVLTSFMLVLSILMHKGKGGGLSDMFGGGISSSLGSSGVAERNLNRITIGSAVVWGVVIVLLGLIQRFTF; from the coding sequence GTGAGCGCATTGACCATCATCCTGCAGGTACTGCTGGTGCTGACCAGTTTCATGCTGGTGCTCTCGATCCTCATGCACAAGGGCAAGGGTGGGGGACTGTCCGACATGTTCGGCGGCGGCATCTCCTCCAGCCTCGGATCCTCCGGAGTTGCTGAGCGCAACCTCAACCGGATCACGATCGGATCCGCGGTCGTCTGGGGTGTGGTGATCGTGCTGCTCGGCCTGATCCAACGTTTCACATTCTGA
- a CDS encoding RNA polymerase-binding protein RbpA has translation MAGGSAIRGSRVGAGPMGEAERGDSAPRVWVSYWCASGHETRPSFAQEQGVAVPETWDCPRCGLPAGQDQKNPPTAPRNEPYKTHLAYVKERRSDADGAALLDEALSALRARRGG, from the coding sequence ATGGCAGGCGGTAGTGCGATCCGAGGCTCACGCGTAGGTGCGGGCCCGATGGGTGAGGCCGAGCGCGGCGATTCGGCGCCACGGGTATGGGTTTCGTACTGGTGTGCCAGTGGCCATGAGACCCGGCCTAGCTTTGCGCAGGAGCAAGGCGTGGCCGTGCCAGAGACGTGGGACTGCCCACGCTGTGGCCTGCCTGCCGGTCAGGACCAGAAGAACCCGCCCACCGCCCCCCGCAATGAGCCGTACAAGACGCACCTGGCGTACGTGAAGGAACGTCGCAGCGACGCGGACGGCGCCGCGCTCCTGGATGAGGCACTCTCCGCCCTGCGTGCTCGACGCGGCGGCTGA
- the pgl gene encoding 6-phosphogluconolactonase — protein sequence MNAQRAVLVHPTPDALARATAARLLLAVADAQALRRPVHVAITGGTIGTQVLSDMATSPLVENVDLTGLHVWWVDERFVPSGDPDRNEGQATAALLSGLDIPAQNVHRMPSSDHAADPDAAAADYAAELAAFAAEDTGAGAVRAPEFDVVLLGMGPDGHIASLFPGHGTVAVTDRTVIGVVDSPKPPPRRLSLTVPVLTHARQVWVVAAGAAKAEPVARALAGADPEEIPAAAAAGRDLTLWLVDAEAASHGVDGQKVVSASREVAADAATLFELIADPARQPEWDGNDNLARAEAGQRVRAVGEVFRTELTNGAVRENHVVEFTEGRVIAWQPAEPGAPRPGHLWRWELTPAADDRTVVTHTYDWSRLTDAGRFTRARATTSDWLAASIERLARIVER from the coding sequence ATGAATGCGCAGCGCGCTGTTCTCGTTCATCCCACCCCGGACGCCCTTGCGCGCGCGACGGCTGCGCGCCTGCTGCTGGCCGTGGCGGATGCCCAAGCGCTCCGGCGGCCCGTCCACGTGGCCATCACCGGAGGCACGATCGGCACTCAGGTGCTCTCCGACATGGCCACCTCGCCTCTTGTGGAGAACGTGGATCTCACCGGGCTGCACGTGTGGTGGGTCGACGAACGCTTCGTGCCCTCGGGCGACCCGGACCGGAACGAGGGCCAGGCCACCGCGGCACTGCTCAGTGGCCTCGATATCCCCGCCCAGAACGTGCACCGGATGCCCTCCTCTGACCACGCCGCCGACCCGGACGCGGCCGCCGCCGATTATGCCGCTGAGCTCGCTGCTTTCGCCGCCGAGGACACCGGCGCCGGCGCAGTGCGCGCACCGGAGTTCGACGTGGTGCTGCTCGGTATGGGCCCGGACGGACACATCGCTTCACTGTTCCCCGGGCACGGCACCGTCGCTGTGACCGACCGCACCGTGATCGGGGTCGTGGACTCTCCCAAGCCCCCGCCTCGCCGCCTCTCACTGACCGTGCCGGTGCTCACCCACGCCCGTCAGGTATGGGTGGTGGCGGCCGGGGCCGCGAAGGCCGAACCGGTCGCGCGCGCGCTCGCCGGAGCCGACCCCGAGGAGATTCCGGCCGCCGCTGCCGCCGGTCGTGATCTCACCCTCTGGCTCGTGGATGCCGAGGCCGCCAGTCACGGCGTCGATGGACAGAAAGTCGTCTCCGCCAGCCGGGAGGTCGCCGCCGATGCGGCCACGCTCTTCGAGCTGATCGCCGACCCTGCACGCCAACCAGAATGGGACGGGAACGACAATCTTGCGCGGGCCGAGGCCGGGCAGCGAGTGCGCGCCGTCGGTGAGGTGTTCCGTACCGAGCTCACCAACGGTGCCGTTCGGGAGAACCACGTGGTGGAGTTCACTGAAGGACGTGTGATCGCCTGGCAACCTGCGGAGCCGGGCGCGCCTCGCCCCGGACACCTGTGGCGCTGGGAACTCACCCCAGCCGCAGATGACCGCACGGTGGTCACGCACACCTACGACTGGTCTCGGCTCACTGACGCCGGCCGGTTCACACGAGCACGCGCCACTACGAGCGACTGGCTGGCCGCCTCCATCGAACGGCTGGCTCGAATCGTCGAACGCTGA
- a CDS encoding phosphoglycerate kinase, producing MKTIDDLGELRGKRVLVRSDFNVPLSGTTIADDGRIRAALPTIRRLTEAGARVVVAAHLGRPKGAVDPAFSLAPVSLRLGELLGTSVTLATDTVGEGARHAVAAMHPGEVVLLENIRFDPRETSKDDAERASLADDLAALADIYVSDGFGVVHRKQASVYDVALELPHAVGGLVQSELEALGRATENPERPYAVVLGGSKVSDKLGVIANLLTKADRLLIGGGMVFTFLAARGHSVGSSLLEEDQIETVKGYLDTAAERGVQIVLPTDVVVAPAFAADAPATVVPVDSIPDDQMGLDIGPDSAKAFAASIAEAKTVVWNGPMGVFEFAAFADGTKAVAQAMVEATSAGAFSIVGGGDSAAAVRQLGFDESGFSHISTGGGASLEFLEGKTLPGIDVLTD from the coding sequence ATGAAGACCATCGATGACCTCGGCGAGCTACGCGGAAAGCGCGTCCTCGTCCGTTCCGATTTCAATGTGCCACTGAGCGGCACCACGATCGCCGACGACGGCCGCATCCGGGCCGCGTTGCCGACCATCCGCCGCCTCACCGAGGCCGGCGCACGCGTGGTCGTGGCAGCGCACCTGGGCCGCCCCAAGGGCGCCGTCGACCCCGCGTTCTCACTCGCGCCCGTCTCACTCCGCCTCGGCGAATTGCTGGGCACCTCCGTCACCCTGGCCACCGACACGGTCGGGGAGGGTGCACGGCACGCCGTCGCTGCCATGCACCCCGGCGAGGTAGTGCTCCTGGAGAACATCCGCTTCGACCCGCGAGAGACGTCCAAGGACGACGCCGAGCGCGCGTCCCTGGCCGACGATCTCGCTGCGCTGGCCGACATCTACGTCTCCGACGGATTCGGTGTGGTGCACCGCAAGCAGGCCAGCGTCTACGACGTCGCACTGGAACTCCCGCACGCCGTCGGCGGCCTCGTGCAGTCCGAACTCGAAGCACTGGGACGCGCCACCGAGAACCCGGAGCGTCCCTATGCGGTGGTGCTCGGTGGGTCGAAGGTCTCCGACAAGCTCGGGGTCATCGCGAACCTGCTGACCAAGGCCGACCGTCTGCTCATCGGCGGCGGGATGGTGTTCACCTTCCTGGCCGCACGTGGCCACTCGGTGGGATCCTCGCTGCTCGAGGAGGACCAGATCGAGACGGTCAAGGGCTACCTGGACACTGCCGCCGAACGAGGCGTGCAGATTGTGCTCCCCACCGATGTGGTGGTGGCGCCGGCGTTCGCCGCGGATGCCCCGGCCACCGTCGTGCCCGTGGACTCGATCCCGGACGACCAGATGGGCCTGGACATCGGCCCCGACTCTGCGAAGGCGTTCGCCGCCTCGATCGCGGAGGCGAAGACGGTGGTGTGGAACGGGCCGATGGGCGTCTTCGAGTTTGCGGCCTTCGCCGACGGTACGAAGGCCGTCGCCCAGGCGATGGTCGAGGCGACCAGCGCAGGTGCGTTCAGCATCGTCGGCGGCGGGGATTCCGCTGCCGCAGTGCGTCAGCTGGGCTTCGATGAGTCCGGCTTCAGCCACATCTCCACCGGCGGCGGTGCATCCCTGGAGTTCCTCGAGGGCAAGACCCTGCCCGGTATTGACGTGCTGACCGACTGA
- the tpiA gene encoding triose-phosphate isomerase — translation MPTTRTPLMAGNWKMNLDHHEATHLVQKLAWTLKDAKHEYSAVEVVVCPPFTDLRSVQTLVDADKLEIGYGSQDISAHAKGAYTGEISATMLTKLGVSYAVVGHSERREHHSESDALVGDKAKAALGAGIVPIICVGEGLDVRQAGEQVSHTVAQVDGAFAGISGEDAAKTVVAYEPVWAIGTGEVATPEDAQEVCAAIRSRLAELYSAEVAEAVRVLYGGSVKSGNVASIMAQSDVDGALVGGASLDPEEFAAIVRYQSHAVGL, via the coding sequence ATGCCCACCACCCGTACCCCGCTCATGGCGGGTAACTGGAAGATGAACCTCGACCACCACGAGGCCACACACCTGGTGCAGAAGCTGGCGTGGACGCTCAAAGACGCCAAGCATGAGTACTCGGCCGTGGAGGTCGTGGTGTGCCCCCCGTTCACCGACCTGCGTTCGGTGCAGACCCTGGTGGACGCGGACAAGCTGGAGATCGGCTACGGCTCGCAGGACATCTCCGCACACGCCAAGGGCGCCTACACCGGTGAGATCTCCGCGACCATGCTCACCAAACTTGGAGTGAGCTACGCCGTCGTGGGGCACTCGGAGCGCCGGGAACACCACTCCGAGAGCGACGCGCTGGTGGGCGACAAGGCCAAGGCTGCACTGGGTGCCGGAATAGTTCCGATCATCTGCGTGGGTGAAGGGCTCGATGTTCGCCAAGCCGGTGAGCAGGTGTCCCACACCGTGGCCCAGGTGGACGGCGCCTTCGCGGGCATCTCCGGTGAGGATGCGGCCAAGACCGTGGTCGCGTACGAGCCCGTCTGGGCGATCGGCACCGGTGAGGTGGCCACCCCGGAGGACGCGCAGGAGGTGTGCGCAGCGATTCGCAGCCGCCTCGCCGAGCTGTACTCGGCGGAGGTGGCCGAGGCCGTGCGCGTGCTCTACGGCGGCTCGGTGAAGTCCGGCAACGTGGCATCGATCATGGCCCAGTCCGATGTGGACGGAGCCCTCGTGGGAGGTGCGAGCCTGGACCCCGAGGAGTTCGCGGCCATCGTGCGCTACCAATCCCACGCCGTCGGCCTCTGA